Proteins found in one Oncorhynchus mykiss isolate Arlee chromosome 3, USDA_OmykA_1.1, whole genome shotgun sequence genomic segment:
- the LOC110518895 gene encoding inhibitor of Bruton tyrosine kinase: MSVVMANPDCTPKCRSVRHADEVVAALTRGSEGSLRAFLNAHCHNAATLRDAFGRTALHLAASLGKRALLEWMLESKSPDLMVKDKESGWTALHRSAFYGHIHCLMSLIKHGGILSTQDKEGLSVLDLTMKDRPAHVVFTKTDPTEVYTWGNNTNFSLGHGNQESRHHPEIVDLFARTRVYVKQVVLCKFHSVFLSQKGQVYTCGHGQGGRLGHGDEQTYLVPRMVEGLLSHHCSQVAAAKDHTVVLTEEGYVYTFGLNTFHQLGLAPPPASSHLPKQVFSKTLKGRTVIGVAAGRFHTVLWTREAVYTVGLNGGQLGYLLDPNGERCVTAPRQVSALYHKDVTIAMAVASNGATLVVTEKGDVYLLADYQCKKLASRQLNIRKVLVSGGSLDHRVDPQILNERGGEKVAILALDEAGRVFCWRSVGGSVRQCRWAYGRQVFITDIALSRNNMMFVTQEGEGFSGQWHGEYRKSVEKKDGSVEVCGYPEGGTVYERIRLEKLPYVHRAVSITMDSKGRNFGVLQSDPKTSLFEIPSVSPSSFSQHFRGLLEEADETDSIHDLTLQAGDRTFPAHKYLLSMRSEFFRKQLVPDGGEGDGEVRRSEDAVGCDLLVVETVSPEMLEHVLKFIYTDSCDLLVQGHRPRVFGQNQNQQDPEQEQLISSLQDLGFHEGNLRDRLALEVYRSLTPSARGDGDKPKSKGTKPGKKGKGGKAGAGEGGRVNPVKTLQGVAKKLGMGSLSARLDGVQYDNGKINVVLKMTANKPRYNQKKCSYLCDVTLRSEDGKEFPCHKCVLCARLEYFHSMLGNPWIEATSCSALEMPTSSEILQVILEYVYTDESPTIKESLNVEFVCNVLVVADQLLITRLKEMCEVAITENLTLKNAAELLQFSAMYNAEQLKLSCIQFIVHNMAALLESKALDILSDDVLVELSASYRRMIPAMQKRLITPYPDAPDLTVYEDMDSSFSAKADAELDYSCRETLLKKAKLKAKRKPRRRSDSSGGYTLSDIIQSPPAAVLSPSLVKSGKTNSMESLQELMTSDSEGSYKDVRSPRNLQSPVFHDRPEEGRAEGGPRLKTPPSTPTTATMRNGLSAEPPKSSVPEHIPKVKASPALSRPVLDIRAIMDMEASSKTQSLRATPKSPVSVGSSSKQSPLPAKLSQKQRKMIAMATKEGSAECALSKSPPVITPSKNVKAWATPVQTTPSSRAFRDLLVEEESRVRNGRPGSPERPVAQGPLVSVARRVNFKCTAKLPSEPERPAGPWMLGVAGSPPTASMVTFASIVEEEKQQEAALIRSREKLLALIQIEEAAIQELLYHYGTRNNPDEMIVVERCVQGPIAIPFWNKH, translated from the exons ATGAGCGTGGTGATGGCAAACCCGGACTGCACACCAAAATGCCGCTCCGTGCGGCATGCAGATGAAGTGGTGGCGGCGCTGACGCGGGGTTCAGAGGGGAGCCTGCGGGCCTTCCTCAACGCCCACTGCCACAACGCGGCCACACTGAGGGACGCCTTCGGTCGCACGGCCCTGCACCTGGCCGCCTCACTGGGCAAGAGGGCCCTGCTGGAGTGGATGCTGGAGAGCAAGAGCCCTGACCTCATGGTGAAGGACAAGGAGTCTGGCTGGACCGCCCTGCACCGCAGTGCCTTCTACGGACACATTCACTGCCTCATGTCACTCATTAAG CATGGTGGCATTCTCTCCACCCAGGATAAGGAGGGCCTCTCTGTCCTGGACTTAACCATGAAGGACAGGCCAGCACATGTGGTGTTTACGAAGACTG accccACTGAGGTTTATACCTGGGGGAACAACACCAATTTCAGTCTGGGGCACGGGAACCAGGAGAGCAGGCATCACCCGGAGATTGTGGATCTGTTTGCCCGTACCAGGGTTTACGTCAAACAG GTGGTGCTGTGTAAGTTCCACTCCGTGTTCCTGTCTCAGAAGGGGCAGGTGTATACATGTGGACACGGGCAGGGAGGTCGGCTGGGACACGGGGACGAACAGACATATCTG GTTCCTCGGATGGTGGAGGGGCTCCTGTCTCATCACTGCTCCCAGGTGGCTGCAGCCAAGGACCACACGGTGGTGCTGACCGAGGAGGGCTATGTCTACACCTTCGGCCTCAACACCTTCCACCAGCTGGGACTGGCTCCCCCGCCCGCCTCCAGCCACCTGCCCAAACAG GTATTCTCCAAGACCCTTAAAGGCAGGACTGTTATTGGTGTAGCAGCGGGGAGATTCCACACAGTTCTGTGGAccagggaggctgtctacacaGTGGGACTGAACGGAGGGCAGCTGG GCTACCTGTTGGACCCCAACGGGGAGAGGTGTGTGACCGCGCCTCGCCAGGTGTCTGCCCTCTACCACAAGGACGTCACCATCGCCATGGCAGTGGCCAGTAATGGGGCAACGTTGGTGGTGACAGAGAAGGGAGATGTCTACCTGCTAGCTGACTATCAGTGTAAGAAGTTGGCATCCAG ACAACTGAACATCCGGAAGGTCCTTGTGAGCGGAGGCAGCCTGGACCATCGTGTGGACCCCCAGATCctgaatgagagagggggagagaaggtggCCATCCTGGCCCTGGATGAAGCTGGGAGG GTTTTCTGCTGGCGCTCAGTGGGCGGTTCGGTGAGACAATGCAGGTGGGCATATGGGCGCCAGGTGTTCATTACAGACATCGCCCTGAGCAGGAACAACATGATGTTTGTCACACAGGAAGGGGAGGGCTTCAGCGGACAGTGGCACGGAGAGTACAGGAAGAGCGTGGAGAAGAAAG ATGGGAGTGTGGAGGTGTGTGGTTACCCAGAGGGTGGAACTGTGTACGAGCGAATCCGCTTGGAGAAGCTCCCCTATGTCCACCGTGCGGTCAGCATCACCATGGACTCCAAGGGACGCAACTTTGGAGTGCTGCAGTCTGACCCTAAAACCAG CCTGTTTGAGATTCCCAGcgtatctccctcctccttctcccaacaCTTCCGGGGCCTGCTGGAGGAAGCGGACGAGACGGACAGCATCCACGACTTGACCCTGCAGGCTGGAGACCGCACCTTCCCCGCCCACAAGTACCTCCTGTCCATGAGGTCCGAGTTCTTCAGGAAGCAGCTGGTGCCGGACgggggggagggagacggggaggtgaggaggagcgAGGATGCGGTGGGCTGTGACCTGCTGGTGGTGGAGACGGTGAGCCCTGAGATGCTGGAGCACGTCCTGAAGTTCATCTACACCGACTCCTGTGATCTGCTGGTGCAGGGCCACCGGCCTCGAGTCTTCGGTCAGAACCAGAATCAACAGGACCCGGAGCAGGAGCAGCTGATCAGCAGCCTGCAGGACCTGGGCTTCCATGAGGGCAACCTGAGGGACCGCTTGGCCCTGGAAGTGTACCGCTCGCTGACCCCATCGGCCCGAGGGGACGGAGACAAGCCCAAAAGCAAGGGCACCAAGCCTGGGAAAAAAGGCAAGGGAGGCAAGGCTGgagctggagagggaggaagagtcaACCCGGTCAAGACCTTACAGGGCGTGGCCAAGAAGCTCGGCATGGGGAGTCTGTCGGCACG TTTGGATGGAGTGCAGTATGACAACGGGAAGATCAATGTAGTGCTTAAGATGACGGCCAACAAGCCACGATATAACCAGAAAAAGTG CTCCTACCTTTGTGATGTCACTCTGAGGTCTGAGGATGGCAAGGAGTTCCCCTGTCACAAGTGTGTGCTGTGTGCCAGACTTG AGTACTTCCACAGTATGCTGGGGAACCCCTGGATAGAG GCCACTTCTTGTAGTGCCCTAGAGATGCCCACCAGCTCAGAGATACTGCAGGTCATCCTAGAATATGTCTACACTGACGAGTCTCCCACTATCAAAG AGTCTCTCAATGTGGAGTTTGTCTGCAACGTGTTGGTGGTGGCCGATCAGCTTCTCATCACCCGACTGAAGGAGATGTGTGAGGTGGCCATCACTGAGAACC TGACGCTGAAGAACGCTGCGGAGCTGCTGCAGTTTTCTGCCATGTACAACGCTGAGCAGCTCAAACTGTCGTGCATCCAGTTCATCGTGCACAACATGGCTGCCCTGCTCGAGTccaa AGCGCTGGATATCCTGAGTGATGACGTGCTGGTGGAGCTCTCTGCCTCCTACAGGAGGATG ATTCCGGCCATGCAGAAGCGACTGATCACGCCTTACCCAGACGCCCCGGACCTCACTGTGTACGAGGACATGGACTCTTCATTCAGCGCTAAAGCTGACGCTGAACTAGACTACTCCTGCAG gGAGACTCTGTTGAAGAAGGCTAAGTTGAAGGCCAAAAGAAAACCTAGGCGACGCTCCGACAGCTCAGGGGGTTACACCCTTTCTGACATCATCCAGAGCCCACCTGCTgcag TCCTCTCTCCCAGCCTGGTCAAGTCAGGAAAGACCAACTCCATGGAGTCTCTGCAGGAGCTGATGACATCTGACTCTGAGGGCAGCTACAAGGATGTGCGCAGCCCCCGAAACCTCCAGAGTCCCGTGTTCCACGACAGGCCCGAGGAGGGGAGGGCTGAAGGAGGTCCCAGGTTGAAGACGCCCCCCAGCACCCCCACCACCGCCACCATGCGGAACGGCCTCTCCGCCGAACCCCCAAAGAGTTCTGTTCCAGAGCACATCCCCAAGGTCAAAGCCAG TCCTGCTCTGTCACGTCCTGTCTTAGATATCAGGGCCATCATGGATATGGAAGCCAGCTCAAAGACTCAAAGTCTCAGAGCCACTCCCAAAAGTCCTGTCAGTGTTGGCAGCAGTAGCAAGCAGTCCCCTCTCCCAGCCAAGCTCTCCCAGAAGCAGAGGAAGATGATCGCCATGGCAACCAAGGAGGGCAGTGCGGAGTGTGCCCTATCCAAATCGCCACCAGTCATTACTCCCTCAAAGAATGTGAAAGCATG gGCCACTCCGGTCCAGACAACCCCTTCGTCTCGAGCATTCCGGGACCtcctggtggaggaggagagccGGGTCAGGAACGGGAGGCCAGGGTCCCCGGAAAGGCCAGTTGCTCAGGGGCCTCTGGTCTCTGTTGCCAGGAGGGTCAACTTCAAATGTACTGCTAAGCTCCCCAGCGAGCCAGAGAGACCCGCTGG CCCCTGGATGCTGGGAGTGGCAGGCAGCCCCCCTACAGCCTCCATGGTAACCTTTGCTTCTATcgtggaggaggagaaacagcagGAGGCTGCACTGATCCGCAGCCGAGAGAAACTTCTGGCACTCATTCAG ATTGAGGAGGCAGCGATCCAAGAGCTTTTGTATCACTACGGCACCCGCAACAACCCCGACGAGATGATTGTGGTGGAGAGGTGTGTCCAGGGGCCCATCGCCATCCCCTTCTGGAATAAACACTGA
- the tpbgb gene encoding trophoblast glycoprotein b, translated as MRFVSSLLCCKLEESRENTTLLRLWFFFAILVSDSACPDKCVCFTSTVKCVNQGLFMVPQPLPANTKTLFITGNNISHLTAGSFPVPLEQLTDLYLTGNQVELVGHNVLNNLPNLRLLDLSNNRILNFSAQAFPDYNKLLDLNLSRAFYNHSFMDELFSLLRSGGALQLTRLDLSNNDLVVLPEGMFSHLPNLTILNLQNNSLIFIRNGTLSVPPLRELDLRDNTLRQLPNTTLMDFSLKPGLQVHLAGNPWLCDCNIEDLVAWLRSSEQVTDKQNMTCSDPEVLRQLPLLQIEDLELECTFSGEMKSVLETSYVFLGMVLALIGVIFLLVLYLNRKGIKRWIYNIRDACRDHMEGYHYRYEISSDPRLANLSLNSDI; from the coding sequence ATGCGTTTTGTGAGCTCATTGTTATGTTGTAAACTTGAAGAATCCCGGGAAAATACGACTCTGCTTCGTTTGTGGTTTTTCTTTGCCATCCTTGTTTCAGATTCAGCCTGTCCTGACAAATGCGTCTGTTTCACATCCACGGTAAAATGTGTGAACCAGGGCTTATTCATGGTTCCGCAACCATTGCCAGCAAACACTAAAACCCTGTTTATTACTGGGAACAACATTTCTCATCTCACAGCTGGGTCTTTCCCTGTGCCTCTTGAGCAGTTAACAGACTTGTATCTCACGGGAAACCAGGTGGAGCTGGTGGGCCACAATGTATTAAACAACTTGCCAAATCTCAGACTGCTAGACTTGAGTAACAACAGGATTCTGAATTTTAGTGCTCAAGCCTTCCCTGATTACAACAAACTGCTGGATCTGAACCTCAGCAGGGCTTTTTACAACCATTCTTTCATGGATGAGCTCTTCAGCCTGCTACGGAGTGGCGGAGCCCTTCAACTTACCCGCTTAGACCTGTCTAACAATGACCTGGTTGTCCTCCCTGAGGGCATGTTCTCCCACCTCCCCAACCTCACCATCCTCAACCTACAAAACAACTCCCTCATTTTCATCCGGAACGGGACGCTGAGTGTTCCTCCGCTCCGTGAGCTAGACTTGAGGGACAATACCCTGAGGCAACTACCCAACACTACACTGATGGACTTCAGCCTCAAGCCTGGGCTTCAGGTGCATCTGGCAGGGAACCCTTGGCTCTGTGACTGCAATATTGAGGACCTTGTGGCCTGGCTGAGGAGCTCCGAGCAGGTCACAGACAAGCAGAATATGACCTGTTCTGACCCTGAGGTTCTGCGGCAGTTACCGTTGCTCCAGATAGAGGACTTGGAGTTGGAGTGTACCTTTTCAGGTGAAATGAAAAGTGTGCTGGAGACCTCGTATGTCTTCCTGGGCATGGTGCTGGCCTTGATCGGAGTGATATTTCTGCTGGTCCTCTACCTCAACAGGAAGGGGATAAAGCGTTGGATATATAATATTCGGGACGCGTGCAGGGACCACATGGAGGGCTACCATTACAGGTATGAGATCAGCTCGGACCCCAGGTTGGCCAACCTCAGTCTCAACTCCGACATTTAA